The nucleotide window AACAAATCATTAACTCATCTGACACAACCATATCTGACATTTTTAAGCAATTCAGAAGTATGAATTGATTTACGTACTCTTTTAATATGGCACCGAACCTCCTCCTCTCAGACAGGGTAAATCCAGGTTGACCACAATCCTGTATGATAACTTAAAGTCAGAATGTTAGACATAAGCACAAGATGACTGATGAATGCAACTTAAATTTTCTAAGTCCTGCTTCAATCTCATCCAGGAGTGACTGGACTCCATTTTCAACAATACCCTATAAAATTTATCCAGCATAACAGAAGGAACAGCAAAGTAGGAGCGCAAATCAGGAAACATAAGTAGATGTTGCCAAGCACTATCAGATTGCTTCTCTTCTTATAGAAAACCCTTTTGGAGGGTCTGTTGTCTTTTCAGTAAGACTTCTATCTCGCAAACATTTTATCCATCCAAAATCATGGGCTATTCATACCCAGGATTTCAGCTTATATTTCTACTGGTAACATTTTTTATACAGACAACTGAAAAGTATCAAATACTGGACAAACAAGAAATTATCTTTTAGTGGAACTTCTAGTGATTATATTTTCGGAATAAAAACCAGAGCTTTTTTATAAGAGCAAATGGTTTTTAACTAgtcatttttcttgagtgtaAATGTTTTTTTCTGCCAGAGATTACTACAGGTCCAGCTTGATTCAACAACTGGATCATTGGTGTTATTGGGTTTATTAGTGAGAGCACCCCTTCTCCCGAAGTTACGGGATCATTTAGCCGAGTTCCTTTGACATGATTCTCTAAAGTGCCCTAGCTTAATAATTCAGGAGCAAGGATTTACAATCCAacggggaaaagaaaaagaattctaGTCACATGGTTGAAGACATCAGACAGTTTTCAGGAGAAAGAGGATATAGAAGCACCAGAATGATGAAGTCATTGTAGTATTTTATATAAACAGTGTTGATTGACAATAAAGAAATATTGATGTGTAAACAGGATTGGATAGATGATAGTGAAACCCTGCTAGAATTCATTAGTGTCTTTTGTATAAACACACTGggtttactttttcttttttttgttattttctggGATGTAACCACAGCACTCTCTTAGTGCTAATTCTTTTATATCTATAATACCTTACCATttcaaaaaaaagataaatatattGATGTCACAATAGCATTTACCTCTTTGTTTGGTGGAATATAACCATTGAGCTTGGCTGCACTGAAAAATTCTGGATGACTTACATCAATATCTTCATGACTGCAGGGAAGATATTAAAGTAAAAGGATGAGTATCAGAGAAATTTCCTAAACAAATTATGGAAGTATGATATAGTGTCATTTTTACcgtaaaagtaaaaaagaaatgaAACTGCAAGTGATCAGAAGCATTACACCTAAAGTGAAAAATATAAATTCTGAACAGAATTGTACCTTACATTAAGATCACCACACCAAATAAGGGGTTTATCTGAAGTTGCGAGAACAAATTCAAGCATTCTTTTATCCCATTTTCTTCTCCTCTGAAATGAAGATTCCTCTTCTTTCCACCCATTGTTTGGCACATATGTGTTCAATATTCGGAATGTCTCAAATTCAGCCAAAATAACTCGACCATCTGGTTCATGCTTAGAACCTAAGAATACAAACACTTGTATTATTATTAGCTTTAGCCAGTTGGCTCAAGCACATTGTATGGCAAATAGGGAAGACGGAGGGAAAAAGACAGAGAGAGAAGCACAACAAGTCAAATTGCTGTCGGAGTCTCACAAAGTTTAGAAATAACTGAAAGATTTAGCTTATAGCTGCATGATTCCTGTTGGCCACACATTTTCAAGACTGGAGCTTGATAGAAGTTAAGATGTCAGACTCGTAAGACACAAAACTAATCGAAATCTTCTTTACTTTTAAGTAGTTCCTGACATAAACATGATAATGATCCTATATAGAAAGCCTACAAGTAAAATTTAACTTGTGTCTCCTGCATTGTTGTAATTACAATAACAAGAATGCCTCAGTCACTATCCTGCattattgtaattatttatttttattcttcttatTTTTGGCGGCGGCGCCGGGGGGTAAGGAAAAAGAAAGCTATTATCACAAATACAGTATAGCAAGAAATTGGCTAttatcacaaatacaaatatagtGTGCCCCCTTATCATTGTATTTaatgtacaaaataaaaatgcTATGTAATCTTCATCATGATTTTCCCTTTGAAAAAGtaatcattttaaaaaatatttatctaCTGATGGGCACCTGTTGCATCAAGTGAAAAGGAAACCTTCTTTGGTCGAAAACACTTTTTGATGAATAATGCAGTTCCAGCATATTTTGAGTCCGAAAGTGACCACCAAACATTATAATTTTTTAATGGTGGACTTGATAAGGCTCGTGTGACCACCTGCATGATGGGAAAATAAGCCCATGAAGAAGTACTACTACCTCGTTATCACACAACAAGAAGTGAACaacaaatatttttctcaaatatCAACTAACGGAATCCTGTCTGCCACTTAAGTCATGGCAAACAAGGTGAAATGAAATTCTTTAAGGAAACCAAAAAATAAGCACCGAGTTTAGGACCATTTGAGATAGCGCAAGAGATATGTGTTCTGCATAATTTACTTTAGTAACATGAACAGCAACAGTTACCAGTTTTTCCTCACGTGAAGAGCTGGTATCATCTTTTAACTCCCTTGGGTTCTTAGGTGCGCCTTTCGAACCAGCTGCTGGCATTCTTACTTCCTACCACAAACAAGCGGTTAGATTGGCGTTCCTACCAATTATAACTAATACAAAATAACTTTCTCCAAGAATCAAATGTTGAATTTCAGAACAAAGGTTCAAAAGTATATCTcaataaataaagagaagaagcAACAAACAAAGAGAGTGAAAACAAAAGAAGCTACCTGGTCGGCAGCTGACTTTAACCATAAATATGTATCGTAAAATGAAATAAGGATGCAATAATCAAAATAAGGGCACGACTAGAAACTTCATTTAATCTGTAAGTCTATGCTTTGTGGAAAAAAGATACCCAcagtttgagatcatatgagtttttTGTTCTTTGGTCATCAAGCTCTTGTTTCCACTTTGCAACACTTACTCTAAATATCTTTCCTATCCTTTTTCACTGCTGGGCTGCTTTTTGGTAAAGGAATTACTCCGTTTTATCGCAAATTAGGCATTGAAATTTGAAATAACTCATTACCTAAcagaattttctttcaacttaCGCGTAATTTTGAGTCATCATCGACCTTATTCACTATTACCATGTTGTTATGTAAATTAGCACCCTCTTTACCCAGCTTGATGACAAAAAATATCCTAGACTTCTCGGCTTTCTTGATGTATCAACAGTAAATTGTCCACAAATAAAGTAACTTTTTTTTTCCTAAATGAAGATTCATGGACAAGCGCAACATAGAGAATATCACAATGGCAAAGTAATCAGACCATTAATAAACACTTAGCATCATAAAAATAAAGGCAAAATTGAAGAACCTGTATGGCAATGACATCAGGATCAAGACTCTCAATGAACTGGGTGAACTCCGTCCAGTTATTCTTGATCCGAAGAAGAAAGCTATTGGCATTCCAAGTCAAGAATTTTGTTGGCTCTTTCTTGTTCTCAGCAGCAGCAGCACTCTCAGAAATGGTTTCTGTTGTTTGTTCGCCATCTTTCTCTGAGGAAGAGACAGAAGAAATAGTGGGTTTTTTGAAAGACCCATCTTTTTCAATTGGTTGGAAaaatcttttcatgttttttgTGTTCTTCTTGAGGGACACCGAGCAGTGAACTCAACTCTGATTCTTGTTGTCTAGTTCCTTGAAGAGGAACGAGTGCTTATAAAGGAGAGTTCGCAGTGACATTTCTGCCCTTCAGGCTAAAAACGTTCGCGGGGAGCTATGAATCAATTAAATTTAGGAAATTCAATAAGCGTCGTGCCATTCTCCAGAAATAGGGTTAATAATTTGAcaaatattaattttataaaattatattttaataaattttagttattattttattatttaatatagtatgcagaaatataacaaaatttatacaaaatcaaagaatacacaTTATATATCAAGTAAATTATTTGCCTTATTTTAGTTCGTTGTTGCTTCTGTGATAGTTCCTGCATAGTGTGTGTTAGATTATAGTGGTTGTACTAAACGATGGCAGGGTAAGGTCATGTCTTCGAGGGGTTCTCAAAAGGGTGGGAGGGTAGGGGGTAAGGGTGGTAAGTCTGTCTCCATGTTGAGAGTTGGGTCTTGGAATATAGGGACTTTGATGGAGAAGTCTATAGAGTTAGCAAAGATTCTCCGTAAGAGGAATATCATTATAGCTTGTCTCCAGGAGACTTGATGGGCGGGTGATGAGGCACAGGATGTAGACATGTATAAGCTTTGGTACTCTGGACGCATGGGGGCAAGAACATGGTAGGTATTTTGGTTGATATGGATCTTTGGGAGTTAGTGGTGGAGGTTAGGACGGTGAACGACAGGTTGATGGGTATTAAGCTAGTTATTGGGATTTTTATTTTAAACGTGATTAGTGCGTACGCACCTCGAGTAGGTTTGGACGAGGAGGTCAAAAGGCATTTCTGGAAGGGTTTGGGTGAGGTTGTGCGTGGTATTCCGCACACTAAGAAGCTTTTCACATGAGGAGATTTCAACGGCCATATTGGGGCGATATCGTGCATGGTGGCTTTGGTTTCGGAGTAAGAAATGGGGGTGGAACTTCATTGCTGGATTTTGCTAAGGCTTTCGATTTGGTGATAGCTAACTCACGTTTCCCGAAGAAGGAGGAGCACTTGGTCACCTTTTAGAGTTCCGTGGCCAGGACCCAGATTGATTATCTATTTTTCAGGAATTCTGATAAGGGCCTGTGCACAGACTGCAAGGTCATCCCGAGTGAGAACTTCATGACTCAGCATAGGCTTCTCGTCATGGACTTGGAGATCATGAGGAAGCGGAGAAAAAGGGTTGTGTTTGATATACCTAGGATCAAGTAGGGAGCTTTGACTAAAGACGGAGCACAGACGTTGGGGGTTGAGTTGCttgcaatgggagcttggaggagtagtggggatgCGAGTGGTGTGTAGATCGTGACTGCAAATTGCATTAGGGAGGCTGCTAGTGAGATATTGGGGGTTTCGAAGGGCTCGTCTAGTGGCCATAGAgagaattggtggtggaataCTGAGGTTCAAGGGAAACTGGAAGCTAAGAAAGCGACATATCTGCAGTTATTGATTAGTGTGGATGAGGAGGAAAATAGGACGAATAGGGAGCAGTATAAGATAGCTAAGAAGGAAGCAAAGTTAGCGGTTACAACGGCCAAGACTGCTGCATTTGAACGCTTGTACGAAGAACTTGGAGACAAATGAAGGGATAAGAAGTTGTACAGACAAGCCAAGGTGCGAGAAAAGAAGGCCCATGACCTAGACCAAATGAAGTGAATCAAGGACGAGAAAGACAGAGTTTTGTTAAATGAGGCACTTATTCGCCAAAGATGgtagacttactttcataaactatTGAACGAAGATGGAGGTAGGAACATTGAGCTATGTGATTTAGCGCACTCAGAGAGTCGTCGAGACTTAGGATATTATAGGCACATAAGAGTTGATGAGGTCGAGGAGGCTATAAGTAAGATGAGCAAGGGAAGGGCGACAGGTCCAGATGAGATTCTAGTAGAATGTTGGAAGAGTGTGGGTGGGGCGGGCTTGCACTGGTTCGCtgggttatttaatgtcatttttatgacgaagaagatgcccgaagaatgAAGATGGAGTATGATGGTCATGCTATATAAGAACAATATCCAAAGTTGCAacaactatcggggtatcaagttactaagccatactatgaaagtctgggagagagtggtggAGCTGAGGTTGAGGAGGATCGTGACTATTTCTGAGAATCAGTTCGGATTTATGCCGGGACGTTCgactacggaagctatccaccttattagaaggttgatggagcagtatagggagaggaagaggGATTTACATATGGAGTTCATCGACTTAGAGTGTCACAATCCAATTatactataggtcgtgatggttcCCAACAtcattgctaggcaagccaacaatgaacaatcttgtgattttccttttttaataggtttttcaagcaaataactttccttaatttaaaagatttaataaataaacatatttaaaataattaaaatgaaagCAGCTGAGTGCAATCATAGCcataaaaataaaccaaaaccacaagtctactagtgtgtgccaagacctggtgtcaccaGTATAtaggctactagtagaatatagaAAGAATATTActatactgtctgaaatgaaatagacagaaaaatatgCAAAAGGAAGACTCCGACTACTGCAGGATGGgatcggaaggcagctcaccgtgtaTTCTCGTAGGAGTGATCAAGTGTGCGTGTCGGATTGATATCCAGATGCACTTGCCTCAGATCATGCACGTTAAGTGCAAAAGTATaacgtgagtacataaacaacatgtacctagtaagtatccagtctaacctcgaagaagtagtgatgaggagtcgactttgacacttactatgggctaat belongs to Nicotiana tabacum cultivar K326 chromosome 6, ASM71507v2, whole genome shotgun sequence and includes:
- the LOC107791366 gene encoding DNA-(apurinic or apyrimidinic site) endonuclease produces the protein MKRFFQPIEKDGSFKKPTISSVSSSEKDGEQTTETISESAAAAENKKEPTKFLTWNANSFLLRIKNNWTEFTQFIESLDPDVIAIQEVRMPAAGSKGAPKNPRELKDDTSSSREEKLVVTRALSSPPLKNYNVWWSLSDSKYAGTALFIKKCFRPKKVSFSLDATGSKHEPDGRVILAEFETFRILNTYVPNNGWKEEESSFQRRRKWDKRMLEFVLATSDKPLIWCGDLNVSHEDIDVSHPEFFSAAKLNGYIPPNKEDCGQPGFTLSERRRFGAILKEGKLVDAYRFLHKDKDMECGFSWSGNPVGKYRGKRMRIDYFIVSEKLKDRIVSCEMHGRGIELDGFYGSDHCPVSLELSEKDADTKQV